Proteins co-encoded in one Amaranthus tricolor cultivar Red isolate AtriRed21 chromosome 7, ASM2621246v1, whole genome shotgun sequence genomic window:
- the LOC130818733 gene encoding MYB-like transcription factor EOBII: MDKKASQVSPLDNEVRKGPWTMEEDYILINYIANHGEGVWNSLARSAGLKRTGKSCRLRWLNYLRPDVRRGNITPDEELLIMELHAKWGNRWSKIAKHLPGRTDNEIKNYWRTRIQKHLKQAESSSNSRHEISLSYSSDNNNNNNNNSNNNNHEIIPTTNSVSALSTNNIQNYVVSSSNDHDHHPPYLPSMDNPSSYHHHHHHHHHHHEQAMDQISNIGPPQLHPDQPFNWETTEEDLWSIQLFNTYNN; encoded by the exons ATGGATAAAAAGGCAAGCCAAGTTTCACCTCTAGATAATGAAGTAAGAAAAGGTCCTTGGACTATGGAAGAAGACTATATTCTAATCAACTATATTGCTAATCATGGTGAAGGTGTTTGGAACTCCCTAGCTAGATCAGCAG GCCTAAAACGTACGGGAAAAAGTTGTCGACTTCGATGGCTAAATTATCTAAGGCCAGATGTTCGTAGAGGTAATATAACTCCGGATGAAGAGTTATTGATCATGGAACTGCATGCTAAATGGGGTAACAG gtGGTCAAAGATTGCAAAGCATTTACCAGGAAGAACAGACAATGAAATAAAGAATTATTGGAGAACAAGGATTCAGAAGCATCTAAAGCAAGCTGAAAGTAGCAGTAATTCAAGACATGAAATCAGCTTAAGCTACTCTTCtgataacaacaataataataataataatagtaataataataatcatgaaaTTATTCCAACTACTAATTCTGTTTCTGCATTATCtacaaataatattcaaaactaCGTCGTTTCATCTTCAaatgatcatgatcatcatcCACCTTATCTTCCTTCTATGGATAATCCGTCTtcgtatcatcatcatcatcatcatcatcatcatcatcatgaacAAGCCATGGATCAAATAAGCAACATTGGACCTCCTCAATTGCATCCTGATCAACCTTTCAACTGGGAGACCACTGAAGAAGACCTTTGGTCTATCCAATTATTTAATACTTATAATAACTAA